One genomic window of Bartonella sp. JB63 includes the following:
- the metG gene encoding methionine--tRNA ligase, whose amino-acid sequence MRDIYYITTPIFYPNGIPHIGHAYNAIVSDALARFQRAEGKDVFFLSGTDEHGLKMQQTAQMLNITPQQLADRNSAVFQKMMKMLNCSNNDFIRTTEERHHQACQELWKKMEAKDDIYLGRYAGWYSLRQEAYYEEKDTEIDEEGIRREKELGSPVEWNEEESYFFRLSRYEKALLQHYEKFPDSIGPNERRNEIISFIKSGLKDLSISRTTFDWGVRVPGNPKHVMYVWVDALTNYLTAIDFFDKTSKKRNFWPVDIHVIGKDIIRFHTVYWPAFLMSVGIELPKRIFAHGFLLNRGAKMSKSVGNVVDPFEMVDRYGLDQVRYFFLREVPFGQDGNYNHDSFVNRINADLANDLGNLAQRSLSMIEKNCNGKIPTPAVFLVQDEQLLKQSLQALEIARQTMSRQAPHLALSAIFSVVAEANRYFANEEPWNLRKNNPERFFTVLYITLEILRRIGIMLLPFIPQAATKLLDSLAIAEENRLLHHISDLKIKEDTELPSPVPIFPRYIPKES is encoded by the coding sequence ATGCGCGATATATATTATATAACAACTCCAATTTTTTATCCTAATGGTATTCCGCATATTGGACATGCCTATAATGCAATTGTAAGCGATGCTTTGGCTCGTTTTCAAAGAGCCGAAGGTAAGGATGTATTTTTTCTATCTGGTACAGATGAACATGGTCTAAAAATGCAACAAACAGCGCAAATGTTAAACATAACACCTCAGCAACTTGCAGATCGCAACAGTGCTGTTTTTCAGAAAATGATGAAAATGCTTAATTGTTCTAATAATGATTTTATCCGCACAACAGAAGAAAGACATCATCAAGCTTGTCAAGAGCTTTGGAAAAAAATGGAAGCCAAAGATGATATCTACCTTGGCCGTTATGCTGGTTGGTATTCACTTCGTCAAGAAGCTTATTATGAAGAGAAAGATACCGAAATTGATGAAGAAGGAATCCGTCGTGAAAAAGAGTTAGGCTCTCCGGTTGAATGGAATGAAGAAGAAAGTTATTTTTTTAGACTTTCACGTTATGAAAAAGCACTTCTTCAACATTATGAAAAATTCCCTGATTCTATTGGGCCTAATGAACGACGTAATGAAATTATAAGTTTTATCAAATCAGGCCTGAAAGACCTTTCCATTTCACGAACAACCTTTGATTGGGGAGTTCGTGTTCCAGGAAATCCAAAACATGTAATGTACGTCTGGGTCGATGCACTTACAAATTATCTTACTGCAATTGATTTTTTTGACAAAACCTCAAAAAAACGTAATTTTTGGCCTGTAGATATTCATGTTATTGGTAAAGATATTATTCGTTTCCATACAGTTTATTGGCCAGCATTTTTAATGTCTGTTGGAATTGAGTTACCTAAACGTATTTTTGCACATGGTTTTTTGCTTAACCGCGGTGCTAAAATGTCGAAGTCTGTTGGAAATGTAGTTGATCCTTTTGAAATGGTTGATCGGTATGGTCTTGACCAAGTACGTTATTTTTTTCTTCGTGAAGTACCATTTGGACAGGATGGTAATTATAATCATGATAGTTTTGTAAATCGTATCAACGCTGATCTTGCGAATGATCTTGGCAATTTAGCTCAACGTTCATTATCTATGATTGAAAAAAATTGTAATGGAAAAATTCCCACACCAGCTGTATTTCTAGTTCAAGATGAACAACTACTAAAGCAATCTCTTCAAGCACTTGAAATTGCACGCCAAACTATGTCACGTCAGGCTCCTCATTTAGCACTTTCAGCTATTTTTTCAGTTGTAGCAGAGGCCAATCGTTATTTTGCTAATGAAGAACCTTGGAATTTGCGTAAAAATAATCCAGAAAGATTTTTCACGGTTCTTTATATAACTTTAGAGATTTTGCGGCGAATAGGAATCATGCTTCTACCTTTCATTCCACAAGCAGCAACTAAACTTCTTGATAGTCTTGCAATTGCTGAAGAAAATCGATTGTTACACCATATCAGTGATTTAAAAATTAAAGAAGATACAGAGCTTCCATCACCAGTACCAATTTTTCCTCGTTATATTCCTAAAGAAAGCTGA
- a CDS encoding septal ring lytic transglycosylase RlpA family protein, producing MLLDIKEKFAFITKLTSQFIFIIAATQLLTACANQITQFSVKNFDTTSVDNDKVFKRVVKAKAVSVPERILNEQNKSKNRVAKRIVIGKPYQIKGKCYYPKADPTYQRIGQASWYGSYFHGRLTANGEVYNMNLLTAAHPTLPLPSYARVTNLKNGSSIIVRVNDRGPYINNRIIDLSKQAATMLGYLNQGIADVKVEYVAEAPINNYDGEYLMASYKPGNYSPSMMMALSDTTEVKKDNAFFALNTNNYNTNNQKQPNKTTLIQLPQIGPVLIEKPASFYQMASIKSRPNKPNDIKLSYNLKPFY from the coding sequence ATGCTTTTAGATATTAAAGAAAAGTTTGCCTTTATTACTAAATTAACGTCTCAATTTATTTTTATAATAGCTGCAACTCAATTATTGACAGCTTGCGCAAATCAAATAACACAATTTTCAGTAAAAAATTTTGATACAACAAGTGTTGATAATGATAAGGTCTTCAAAAGAGTGGTAAAAGCTAAAGCCGTTTCTGTACCTGAAAGAATTTTAAATGAGCAGAACAAATCAAAAAACAGAGTTGCAAAACGAATTGTTATCGGTAAACCTTACCAAATAAAAGGAAAGTGTTACTATCCAAAAGCTGATCCAACCTATCAGCGTATTGGACAAGCATCGTGGTACGGTTCATATTTTCATGGACGTTTAACTGCAAATGGTGAAGTCTATAATATGAATCTTTTAACTGCAGCTCATCCTACTTTGCCGTTACCTAGTTATGCTCGTGTCACCAATTTAAAAAATGGTTCTTCTATTATTGTTAGAGTGAATGATCGTGGTCCTTATATAAATAATAGAATTATTGATTTATCAAAACAAGCTGCAACAATGCTTGGTTATTTAAATCAAGGCATAGCAGATGTTAAAGTAGAATATGTTGCTGAAGCGCCTATTAATAATTATGATGGCGAATATTTAATGGCTTCTTATAAACCTGGAAATTATAGTCCATCCATGATGATGGCATTATCAGATACAACAGAAGTAAAAAAAGACAATGCATTTTTCGCCCTTAATACAAATAATTATAATACGAATAATCAAAAACAGCCAAATAAGACTACTTTGATACAATTGCCGCAAATTGGTCCAGTTTTGATTGAGAAACCTGCATCATTTTATCAAATGGCTTCTATTAAAAGTAGGCCCAATAAGCCAAATGACATTAAGCTATCTTATAATTTAAAACCCTTTTATTAA
- the tmk gene encoding dTMP kinase, producing MSGYFITFEGGEGAGKTTQISLLAQHLGSKGYDVITTREPGATAGGEAIRYILLSGSVAQYGPLTETVLFTAARADHVAEIIKPSLQVGKIVLCDRFIDSTRVYQGLNNKVDTHTLSILEYIGTKGVKPDLTFLLDIPAKFGIERVNLRRKNLKKIDYFEKDDLDIQEQRRQAFLELAKHEPHRFQVIDGTCAVEVIADQIKDICNRVILASP from the coding sequence ATGTCAGGCTATTTTATTACATTTGAAGGAGGAGAAGGTGCAGGAAAAACAACCCAAATCTCTTTGCTTGCCCAACATTTAGGTAGCAAAGGCTATGATGTTATTACAACACGAGAACCTGGAGCAACAGCAGGTGGAGAAGCAATACGCTATATTTTATTATCAGGTAGCGTAGCACAATATGGGCCACTTACTGAAACGGTTTTATTTACAGCAGCACGAGCCGATCATGTTGCTGAAATTATCAAGCCTTCTTTGCAAGTTGGAAAGATTGTTTTATGTGACAGATTTATTGATTCTACACGTGTTTATCAAGGACTAAATAATAAAGTCGATACACATACTCTTTCTATTTTAGAATATATTGGCACAAAAGGAGTAAAACCTGATCTAACGTTTTTATTAGATATACCTGCAAAATTTGGGATAGAGCGTGTAAATTTACGAAGAAAAAACCTAAAGAAAATTGATTATTTTGAAAAAGATGATCTGGATATCCAGGAACAGAGACGTCAAGCTTTTCTTGAATTAGCAAAACATGAACCACATAGATTTCAAGTTATTGATGGAACATGTGCAGTCGAAGTAATTGCAGATCAAATAAAAGACATTTGTAATCGGGTAATATTGGCTTCTCCATGA
- a CDS encoding RNA methyltransferase — MAGTNRKCRNVTNGPIIVLVEPQLSENIGMVARAMANFGLSKLRLVKPREIFPNEKVKATASKANHVINDTLIFDTLRDAISDLNYVYATTARERCGFKTVKSAVEAANFLRYYENIGHKTGILFGREKWGLKNDEISLANEIITFPVNPAFASLNIAQAVLLIAYEWMKSGLENLNDTAFRAVKLKPADKATLHGFLSHLEDALDVRGYFRPQERKEVMVTNIRSVFTRANFSESEIQLLRGVISSLDHFLPKFPRGSGAPKGDNRKKLKKM, encoded by the coding sequence ATGGCTGGAACAAATAGGAAGTGTCGAAATGTAACGAATGGTCCAATTATTGTTTTAGTTGAACCACAATTATCAGAAAATATTGGTATGGTAGCAAGAGCGATGGCTAACTTTGGTTTATCAAAGCTTCGGCTTGTAAAACCACGAGAAATATTTCCAAATGAAAAAGTTAAGGCTACTGCTAGCAAAGCAAATCATGTCATTAATGATACACTAATTTTTGATACATTACGTGATGCAATTTCAGATTTAAATTATGTTTATGCTACGACAGCGCGTGAGAGATGCGGTTTTAAAACTGTTAAAAGTGCTGTAGAAGCAGCAAATTTTTTGCGTTATTATGAGAATATTGGTCATAAGACAGGTATTTTATTTGGAAGAGAAAAGTGGGGATTGAAAAATGATGAAATTAGCCTTGCTAATGAAATTATTACTTTTCCAGTTAATCCTGCTTTCGCATCACTTAATATAGCACAAGCAGTTTTGTTGATAGCTTACGAATGGATGAAATCAGGTTTGGAAAATTTGAATGATACAGCTTTTCGTGCAGTAAAGCTAAAACCAGCTGATAAAGCGACACTCCATGGTTTTTTATCGCATTTAGAAGATGCTCTGGATGTTCGTGGATATTTTAGACCTCAAGAGCGTAAAGAAGTAATGGTTACAAATATACGCTCTGTTTTTACGCGCGCAAATTTTAGTGAATCTGAAATTCAGCTCCTACGAGGAGTTATATCTTCACTAGATCATTTTTTGCCTAAATTTCCAAGAGGTAGTGGAGCCCCGAAAGGGGATAATCGCAAGAAATTAAAAAAAATGTGA
- a CDS encoding D-alanyl-D-alanine carboxypeptidase family protein — MNHLLRVLFSLIWILIFNEQGQTKNFQTSASQLLIFDDNTSTILFEKQSDVVFFPASLTKLMTAETVFHQLKKGFLNKEQKFKVSENAWRKGGAPSGTTTMFTKEKTEISVFDLLRGLVIVNGNDAAITLAEGIAGNEANFAKLMNKRAKKLGLLNSNFVNSTGFPEEGQFITLRDIITLARHIAHEYPDYYALYSEPLFTWNKITQYNKNPLISEVTDVKIEGLGFGYSEETGFSAVISAYKNQQRLFLAVSGLQNNKERTKELKQILQWSLTNFDLKTVFTKEEIVGYASVYGGERNSVPLVVNEPINFMLSNKKTLNDVKVIIRYHGPLKAPVTIGQKIGIIQIFADKQFLVEKSIWAGANVQEGNFFVKVKDALYEVTIGRLRKYLWKYL, encoded by the coding sequence ATGAATCATTTATTGAGAGTCTTATTTTCCTTAATTTGGATATTGATATTCAATGAACAGGGGCAAACAAAAAACTTTCAAACATCTGCATCACAATTACTGATATTCGATGATAATACAAGCACAATACTCTTTGAAAAACAGAGTGATGTTGTTTTTTTTCCTGCTTCATTAACGAAATTGATGACAGCTGAAACAGTCTTTCATCAACTTAAAAAAGGATTTTTAAATAAAGAACAAAAATTTAAAGTCAGTGAAAATGCTTGGCGAAAAGGGGGAGCACCTTCTGGTACAACAACCATGTTTACAAAGGAAAAAACAGAAATTAGTGTTTTTGATCTTTTGCGCGGACTCGTTATTGTCAATGGAAATGATGCTGCTATTACTTTAGCTGAAGGAATAGCTGGTAATGAAGCTAATTTTGCAAAATTGATGAATAAAAGAGCTAAAAAGCTTGGATTATTAAACAGTAATTTTGTCAATTCAACAGGGTTTCCTGAAGAAGGGCAATTTATAACATTACGTGATATAATCACATTAGCTCGCCATATTGCTCATGAATATCCTGATTATTATGCACTTTATAGTGAACCTCTCTTTACCTGGAATAAAATTACTCAATATAATAAAAATCCTCTTATTTCTGAAGTAACTGATGTAAAAATAGAGGGATTAGGTTTCGGCTATAGTGAAGAAACAGGCTTTTCAGCTGTTATTTCTGCTTACAAAAATCAGCAACGCCTTTTTCTTGCAGTTAGTGGTTTGCAAAATAACAAAGAGCGTACAAAAGAATTAAAACAAATTCTTCAATGGAGTTTAACAAACTTTGATCTTAAAACAGTTTTTACAAAAGAAGAGATTGTTGGTTATGCTTCTGTTTATGGTGGAGAAAGAAATTCTGTCCCACTTGTTGTTAATGAACCAATAAATTTTATGCTTTCAAATAAAAAAACTCTTAATGATGTTAAAGTAATAATTCGATATCATGGTCCATTAAAAGCTCCTGTCACTATAGGGCAAAAAATTGGTATTATTCAAATTTTTGCAGATAAACAATTTCTTGTTGAAAAATCAATTTGGGCTGGAGCAAACGTTCAAGAAGGAAATTTTTTTGTAAAAGTAAAAGATGCACTTTATGAAGTAACAATCGGAAGATTACGAAAATATTTATGGAAATATCTATAA
- a CDS encoding TatD family hydrolase, producing MLIDTHCHLNFEDFQDLNGIIQRALAANVERMITISTHVHKLDRLLEITKTYDQVFCSVGTHPNYVNEEKNVKADDLIHLSRHPKIVAFGESGLDYHYNYSSPQEQKKNFIEHIIASQETQLPLVIHSRSADLDMEQILREKIKEKYFPFILHCYSSGMQLAHAGIELGGHISFSGILTFKNTHEIHAIAKTIPHKRLLIETDAPFLAPVPYRGKTNEPSFLCHIATALAKIINLSTEEIAQITTQNAFRLFSKMK from the coding sequence ATGTTAATTGATACACACTGTCATCTTAATTTTGAGGATTTTCAAGATTTGAATGGAATTATTCAACGAGCTCTAGCTGCTAACGTTGAACGCATGATAACAATTTCAACGCATGTTCATAAGTTGGATAGGCTTTTAGAAATTACAAAGACTTATGATCAAGTCTTTTGTTCTGTTGGAACTCATCCTAATTATGTAAATGAAGAAAAAAATGTTAAAGCTGACGATCTTATTCATTTATCAAGGCACCCTAAAATCGTTGCATTTGGTGAATCCGGACTTGATTATCATTACAATTATTCTTCACCTCAAGAGCAAAAGAAAAATTTTATAGAACATATTATCGCTTCTCAAGAAACACAATTGCCTCTTGTAATTCATTCACGCAGTGCTGATCTAGATATGGAACAAATATTGCGTGAGAAAATAAAAGAAAAATATTTTCCATTTATTCTTCATTGTTATTCATCTGGCATGCAACTTGCTCATGCAGGTATTGAGCTTGGCGGTCATATATCTTTTTCAGGTATTCTCACTTTCAAAAATACTCATGAAATTCATGCAATAGCAAAGACTATTCCTCATAAGCGTTTATTGATTGAAACAGATGCTCCGTTTTTAGCGCCTGTTCCTTATCGTGGCAAAACAAATGAACCATCTTTTTTGTGTCATATAGCCACTGCTCTTGCTAAAATTATCAATTTAAGCACTGAAGAAATAGCACAAATAACAACACAGAATGCTTTTCGTTTGTTTAGTAAAATGAAATAG
- the murI gene encoding glutamate racemase — protein sequence MSEQPLLFFDSGIGGLTVLREVRRFVPEYQFIYVADDAGFPYGIWEEEILRHRILKIFAYLLELYNPALCVIACNTASTLMIEDLRQKFPNIRFVGTVPAIKLAAEQTKSGMISVLATPGTVKRTYTHELINSFAGQCHVQLVGSEKLAEFAENYLRGYPINHEELRHEILPCFIEKNGKLTDIIVLACTHYPFLINLFREQALWPVDWIDPAKAVAKRIRSLLPIKIQNKNMKKHKDFTLFTSQNISSSTEYLLQKFQLNIMKGVDFKF from the coding sequence ATGAGTGAACAACCTCTTCTTTTTTTTGATAGTGGTATTGGCGGACTAACAGTATTGAGAGAAGTACGCCGTTTTGTCCCGGAATACCAATTTATCTACGTTGCTGATGATGCAGGATTTCCTTATGGCATCTGGGAAGAAGAAATTTTAAGACACCGTATTTTAAAGATTTTTGCATATCTTCTAGAACTTTATAATCCTGCTTTATGCGTAATTGCTTGCAATACAGCTTCTACATTAATGATAGAAGATTTACGACAAAAATTTCCCAATATTCGTTTTGTAGGAACTGTACCTGCAATCAAATTGGCAGCTGAACAAACAAAATCTGGTATGATTTCAGTATTAGCAACTCCTGGTACAGTTAAACGTACATACACGCATGAATTAATCAATTCTTTTGCTGGTCAATGTCATGTGCAACTTGTCGGAAGTGAAAAGCTTGCAGAATTTGCTGAAAATTATTTACGTGGATATCCTATCAATCACGAAGAATTACGCCACGAAATTTTGCCATGCTTTATTGAAAAAAATGGCAAATTAACTGATATTATTGTCTTAGCCTGCACACATTATCCTTTTTTGATCAATTTATTTCGTGAACAAGCTCTATGGCCAGTTGATTGGATTGATCCGGCAAAAGCTGTAGCTAAACGCATAAGATCCTTATTACCAATCAAAATACAAAACAAAAATATGAAAAAACATAAAGATTTTACATTGTTTACTTCACAAAATATAAGTTCTTCAACTGAGTATTTGTTGCAAAAGTTTCAGTTAAATATAATGAAAGGAGTTGACTTTAAATTCTAA
- the rimO gene encoding 30S ribosomal protein S12 methylthiotransferase RimO — MVVPCISFVSLGCPKALVDSERIITHLRSEGYEISNKHQGADLVIINTCGFLNSARNESLANIDEALKNNGKVIVTGCLGAEPNVILQAHPNVLAITGPQDYESVIKAVHAAVPPIHDPFIDLVPPEGIRLTPRHYAYLKISEGCSNRCSFCIIPTLRGNLISQPIGDVLREAEKLVQAGVKEILVISQDTAAYGIDIKYAESIWKNRVIKTKFLDLCRELGEMGIWVRMHYVYPYPHIDEAIELMAAGKILPYLDIPFQHASPTVLRNMKRPAHIEKTSRKIEQWRKICPDLTLRSTFIVGFPGETNEDFNMLLEWLEEVKIERAGCFKYEAVKGAVANELGLENVPEEVKERRWHRFMTKQQKISSHLLKKKIGKRLQILIDETQGKTAKGRSKYDSPEIDGVVHISSRKLLRVGEFVTVKIEQSDAYDLYGTVV, encoded by the coding sequence ATGGTAGTGCCTTGTATTAGTTTTGTTTCTCTCGGTTGCCCAAAAGCACTTGTAGATTCTGAGCGCATTATTACACACCTTCGTTCTGAAGGTTATGAGATCTCAAATAAACATCAAGGAGCTGATTTAGTTATTATTAATACTTGTGGTTTTCTTAATTCTGCTCGAAATGAATCATTAGCCAATATTGATGAGGCTCTCAAAAATAATGGAAAAGTTATTGTAACTGGATGTTTAGGTGCTGAGCCTAATGTTATTCTTCAAGCACATCCTAATGTATTAGCAATTACTGGGCCACAGGATTATGAAAGCGTTATAAAAGCCGTTCATGCAGCAGTGCCTCCAATTCATGATCCTTTTATAGATTTAGTTCCTCCGGAAGGTATTCGTTTAACACCTCGCCATTACGCTTATTTAAAAATTTCTGAAGGATGTTCCAATCGATGTAGCTTTTGTATCATCCCTACTCTGCGTGGTAATCTGATTTCACAGCCTATAGGCGATGTTCTTCGCGAAGCAGAAAAACTTGTACAAGCAGGTGTAAAAGAAATTTTGGTTATTTCACAAGATACCGCTGCATATGGGATCGATATTAAATACGCTGAAAGCATTTGGAAAAATCGTGTTATTAAAACAAAGTTTTTAGATCTTTGTCGCGAACTAGGAGAGATGGGAATTTGGGTGCGAATGCATTATGTATATCCCTATCCTCATATTGATGAAGCTATTGAGTTGATGGCTGCAGGAAAAATTCTTCCTTATCTAGATATTCCTTTTCAGCATGCATCACCAACAGTTTTACGTAATATGAAACGTCCTGCTCATATCGAGAAAACAAGCCGTAAAATTGAACAATGGAGAAAAATTTGTCCAGATCTTACTTTGCGTTCAACATTTATTGTTGGTTTTCCAGGAGAAACCAACGAAGATTTTAATATGCTTCTTGAATGGTTGGAAGAAGTAAAAATTGAACGCGCTGGCTGCTTTAAATATGAGGCAGTAAAAGGTGCTGTAGCAAATGAGCTTGGATTAGAAAATGTTCCAGAAGAAGTGAAAGAGAGACGCTGGCATCGCTTTATGACAAAACAACAAAAAATTTCTTCACATCTTTTAAAGAAAAAGATTGGAAAAAGACTTCAAATTCTTATTGATGAAACGCAAGGTAAAACCGCTAAAGGTCGTAGTAAATATGATTCTCCGGAAATAGATGGTGTTGTGCATATATCATCTCGGAAATTACTTCGTGTAGGTGAATTTGTTACCGTTAAAATTGAGCAATCAGATGCTTATGACCTTTATGGTACTGTAGTTTAA
- a CDS encoding DNA polymerase III subunit delta', translated as MNDVNSLRQYDDIDGILSPSQNNILIGHEETRYFLTQMLRKERLPHALLFEGERGIGKATLAFHLAWNILNSQKYEFLQPKQNSIIWRQIKQGSHPSIRHISNRFDATTKKFKTNITVDDISDIKHFLNQTSQDGLWRIIIIDSADNMNRNATNAILKTLEEPPTKTLFIIISHSLGKLLPTIRSRCQKISLRPLNDDEMKKAISQVFSNQVLIDPQNIETIIQKSQGSLRKAALLLCRGGLEIVQTINKLLEQSICDPIIVHNLAQAISSSDADIQFQQFCDEILDRIQKRAIMLVKEGALLLSKKYAQTWQNIFHEILEVQSFNLDKKQFIINLLFKTHKIIHENKLFP; from the coding sequence ATGAATGATGTAAATTCTTTACGTCAATATGATGATATTGACGGCATTTTATCACCTTCACAGAATAATATCCTCATTGGTCACGAGGAAACTCGTTATTTTTTAACGCAAATGCTTAGAAAAGAGCGATTACCTCATGCACTATTATTTGAAGGAGAACGTGGAATAGGAAAGGCAACACTAGCATTTCACCTTGCTTGGAATATTTTAAACTCTCAAAAATATGAATTTTTACAACCAAAACAAAATTCAATTATATGGCGTCAAATTAAACAGGGTAGTCACCCTAGTATTAGGCATATCTCAAATCGTTTTGATGCAACAACAAAAAAGTTCAAAACAAATATAACAGTTGATGATATCAGCGATATCAAGCATTTTTTAAATCAGACATCTCAAGATGGCTTGTGGCGCATTATTATTATTGATTCCGCAGATAATATGAATAGAAATGCTACAAATGCAATTCTTAAAACACTTGAAGAGCCTCCAACAAAAACTTTATTCATTATTATTTCTCATTCTTTAGGAAAGTTACTTCCAACAATTCGTTCACGTTGCCAAAAAATCTCTCTAAGACCTTTAAATGATGATGAAATGAAAAAAGCTATCTCACAAGTTTTTTCCAATCAGGTATTAATTGACCCGCAAAATATTGAAACAATCATTCAAAAATCTCAAGGTAGTCTTCGAAAAGCAGCATTACTTCTTTGTCGTGGCGGACTTGAAATTGTACAAACTATTAATAAACTTTTGGAGCAATCTATTTGCGATCCGATTATTGTGCATAATCTTGCTCAAGCAATTTCATCATCTGATGCGGATATACAATTTCAACAATTTTGTGATGAAATTCTTGATAGAATTCAAAAAAGAGCTATCATGTTGGTAAAAGAAGGGGCTCTGCTTTTATCAAAAAAATATGCGCAAACGTGGCAAAATATTTTTCACGAAATACTAGAAGTGCAATCATTTAATCTTGATAAAAAGCAATTTATTATTAATCTTCTTTTTAAAACTCATAAGATTATTCATGAAAATAAGCTTTTTCCGTGA
- the rpsD gene encoding 30S ribosomal protein S4: MSKRESTKHKIDRRMGENIWGRPKSPVNRREYGPGQHGQRRKGKLSDYGVQLRAKQKLKGFYGDISEKQFRKTYEEAARRHGDTGENLIGLLESRLDAIVYRAKFVPTIFASRQFINHGHVNVNGRRTNIQSYRCKPGDVIEIREKSKQLVLVLESIQLAERDVPEYIDIDHNTMKATFTRIPAFADVPYAVHMEPNLVVEFYSR; the protein is encoded by the coding sequence ATGAGTAAACGTGAATCAACAAAGCACAAAATTGACCGCCGTATGGGGGAAAATATTTGGGGTCGCCCAAAATCTCCAGTTAATCGTCGTGAATATGGTCCTGGGCAGCACGGTCAACGTCGCAAAGGAAAACTCTCCGATTACGGAGTTCAATTGCGCGCTAAGCAAAAGCTAAAAGGATTTTACGGTGATATTTCAGAAAAGCAATTCCGTAAAACTTATGAAGAGGCTGCTCGTCGTCATGGCGATACAGGTGAAAATCTTATTGGTCTTTTGGAATCGCGTTTAGATGCCATTGTTTATCGTGCAAAGTTTGTGCCTACTATTTTTGCTTCTCGTCAATTTATTAACCATGGTCACGTTAATGTAAATGGTCGACGGACAAATATTCAATCATATCGTTGTAAACCAGGTGATGTGATTGAGATCCGTGAAAAATCAAAGCAACTTGTTTTGGTTTTAGAGTCTATACAATTAGCTGAGCGTGATGTACCTGAGTATATTGATATAGATCATAATACAATGAAAGCAACCTTTACCCGCATACCTGCTTTTGCAGATGTTCCTTATGCTGTTCATATGGAACCCAATTTAGTTGTTGAATTTTACTCTCGTTAG
- the ttcA gene encoding tRNA 2-thiocytidine(32) synthetase TtcA → MDTSDPLEKKTDDCHPMFRLAPSNVQFNKLRKRLLRHIRQALDDFSMLSSGKKWLIALSGGKDSYGLLALLLDLKWRGFLPVDILACNLDQGQPGFPKHILPDFLNYHQIPYRIEYQDTYSIVSDKLAQTQTYCSLCSRLRRGHLYRIAREEECSALVLGHHRDDVLETFFMNLFHGGRLAAMPGKLINDEGDLFVLRPLIYAAEEDIEKFSQAMQFPIVPCNLCRSQDGLQRNAMKKMLNDIERKMPGRKDTMIRALTNVRPSHLLDKKLFSFKNLL, encoded by the coding sequence ATGGATACAAGCGATCCTTTGGAAAAAAAGACTGATGATTGTCATCCGATGTTCCGGCTTGCTCCTTCAAATGTACAATTTAATAAATTACGCAAACGGCTTTTGCGCCATATAAGGCAAGCATTAGATGATTTTTCTATGCTCTCTTCGGGGAAAAAATGGCTTATTGCTTTATCAGGTGGGAAAGACTCTTACGGCTTATTGGCACTTCTGCTTGATTTAAAATGGCGTGGTTTTCTACCTGTCGACATTTTAGCTTGTAATCTCGATCAAGGTCAGCCAGGTTTTCCAAAGCATATTCTTCCTGATTTTTTAAATTATCATCAGATTCCATACCGCATTGAGTATCAAGATACTTATTCAATTGTTTCAGATAAATTAGCACAAACACAAACATATTGCTCACTTTGTTCTCGGTTACGACGTGGACATCTATACCGTATTGCACGTGAAGAGGAGTGTTCTGCTTTGGTGCTTGGACATCACCGTGATGATGTCTTAGAAACATTTTTTATGAATCTGTTCCATGGAGGCCGATTAGCAGCTATGCCTGGAAAACTAATAAATGATGAGGGAGATCTGTTCGTTTTGCGTCCTCTAATCTATGCTGCTGAAGAAGATATAGAAAAATTTTCTCAAGCAATGCAATTCCCTATCGTTCCTTGTAATCTTTGTAGGAGTCAAGATGGCCTACAGCGTAATGCAATGAAAAAAATGCTCAATGATATTGAAAGAAAAATGCCAGGACGTAAAGATACTATGATTCGCGCCTTGACAAATGTCCGTCCGAGTCATTTGCTTGATAAAAAACTTTTCTCTTTTAAGAATTTACTATAA